From the genome of Pirellulales bacterium, one region includes:
- a CDS encoding DUF190 domain-containing protein: MKLEGEQILLRVWLRSTDRHGWQTAAEAVVERAKKAGLAGATLLRGTCGLDLSGELLCPSAWSLVERVPVIVEIVDGAALIGPFLSTLGEIIPEGIVTLERAHVLVYRESTAGTARARRHLQLPGTVADLSTVPTAEDFPIMKLSEDGQLLRVFIGESDTWQGEPLFRAIVLKARELGLAGATVLHGTMGFGAASRVHTSRLLELSTDLPIVVEIVDTAEKIESLLPFLDEVVEEGMITIESVRVLKYRAGHRAAEAE; this comes from the coding sequence ATGAAGCTCGAAGGCGAACAAATTCTGCTGCGCGTCTGGCTGCGGAGCACCGATAGGCACGGCTGGCAAACCGCCGCCGAGGCAGTCGTCGAACGGGCGAAGAAGGCCGGCCTGGCGGGGGCGACGCTTTTGCGCGGCACGTGTGGCCTCGATCTCAGCGGCGAACTGCTCTGCCCAAGTGCTTGGTCGCTCGTCGAGCGGGTGCCGGTGATCGTCGAGATTGTCGATGGTGCGGCACTCATCGGTCCCTTTTTATCAACGCTCGGCGAAATTATCCCGGAGGGCATCGTCACGCTTGAGCGGGCGCACGTTCTTGTGTATCGCGAAAGCACGGCCGGTACCGCCCGCGCCCGGCGGCATCTGCAGCTTCCTGGCACGGTTGCCGATCTCTCCACTGTTCCCACCGCGGAGGATTTCCCCATCATGAAACTGAGCGAAGACGGGCAATTGTTGCGCGTGTTTATCGGTGAATCCGATACCTGGCAGGGTGAGCCGCTTTTTCGAGCGATCGTGCTCAAGGCCCGCGAGCTGGGGCTGGCCGGGGCAACGGTGTTGCACGGCACGATGGGCTTCGGCGCGGCCAGCCGGGTCCACACGAGCCGTCTCTTGGAACTGTCAACCGACCTGCCGATCGTCGTCGAGATCGTCGACACCGCCGAGAAGATCGAGAGTTTGCTGCCGTTCCTCGATGAAGTTGTCGAGGAGGGCATGATCACCATCGAAAGCGTGCGGGTATTAAAGTACCGTGCCGGGCATCGTGCGGCGGAAGCGGAATAG
- the crcB gene encoding fluoride efflux transporter CrcB translates to MRLLFQIGLVALGSACGGLLRWGVGTGAARLLGTALPYGTFIINLSGSLFLGWFLTLIADRMVLSQHPWLRPDDLRLMIAVGFTGAYTTFSTFEWEAHGLLRDGETSTGTLYLLLSVVLGLLAVRWGVILARI, encoded by the coding sequence ATGCGGTTACTGTTTCAGATCGGTTTGGTGGCCCTCGGTTCGGCGTGCGGCGGCCTGCTGCGGTGGGGCGTCGGCACGGGGGCCGCGAGGCTTCTCGGCACGGCCCTGCCGTATGGCACCTTCATCATCAACCTCAGCGGAAGTCTCTTCCTTGGCTGGTTCCTGACGCTGATCGCCGACCGCATGGTCCTCAGCCAGCATCCCTGGCTGCGCCCCGACGACTTGCGGTTGATGATTGCGGTCGGTTTCACGGGCGCCTATACGACGTTTTCAACGTTTGAATGGGAAGCACACGGATTGCTCCGCGACGGAGAAACGTCGACGGGAACTCTATACCTGCTCCTCAGCGTCGTGCTCGGCCTGCTCGCGGTGCGATGGGGCGTCATCCTGGCGCGGATTTGA
- a CDS encoding alginate export family protein, with product MRQLVIAATIVALAADVAPFCRPARAQQPAPRESPSAVPGEPEEIQEEAETPERLTPEETRPAMEAYKRLYYDNDFTYLNAPANREFYLGDVFKQWRVGRRGRGMLDLGGEYRLRDHHEFNLRGRNLSGRSDDFLLQRTRLYGNLKLDEAVRLYGEALDSATSFQRHTPLASEDNGIEALNLFADLRLLDAERGELWGRVGRQELAYGNERLISPAEWNNVLRTFDGAKLFWRGNKWNIDGFWLRPVAFGTLPTNQVASGRIDLTEDFYGVWSTYNPSPEPEEVAEEAETPRRGTRIKQTFDFYYLGLNVYDAPISAALPVNADFQTIGSRWQGRRDNLLWEFQGAYQFGRYGTQLQSAGMTVSGVGYEYAQARTKPRLWLYYDWASGDANPGNSRHGTFNQLFPWGHRYFGFMDLVGRQNIRDLNLQAALSPSEKTNFLLWYHIFHLAQARDALYNATGTPIRISPNGTAGTYVGQELDLLFQIVVNPRADVLFGYSHFFAGSFVKNTDPAGVSGNADFYYSQWTWRF from the coding sequence ATGCGACAGCTTGTCATTGCCGCCACCATCGTCGCCTTGGCGGCCGACGTCGCCCCGTTCTGCCGTCCCGCGCGGGCGCAGCAGCCCGCGCCGAGGGAAAGCCCCTCCGCGGTGCCGGGCGAGCCCGAAGAGATCCAGGAGGAGGCGGAGACGCCGGAACGTCTCACGCCGGAAGAAACGCGGCCGGCGATGGAAGCTTATAAACGTCTTTATTACGACAACGACTTCACGTACCTGAATGCCCCGGCGAACCGCGAGTTTTACCTGGGCGACGTTTTCAAGCAGTGGCGTGTCGGCCGTCGAGGCCGCGGCATGCTCGACCTGGGCGGCGAATACCGCTTGCGAGATCATCACGAGTTCAACCTGCGCGGCCGCAATCTCTCCGGCCGGAGCGACGACTTCTTGCTCCAGCGCACGCGGCTGTACGGCAACCTGAAGCTGGACGAAGCCGTGCGGCTCTATGGAGAGGCGCTCGACTCGGCCACGTCCTTTCAAAGGCACACGCCGCTGGCCAGCGAAGACAACGGCATCGAGGCGCTAAACCTGTTCGCCGACCTGCGGCTGCTTGACGCCGAGCGCGGCGAGCTCTGGGGGCGCGTCGGCCGGCAGGAACTGGCCTACGGAAACGAACGGCTCATTTCGCCGGCCGAATGGAACAACGTGCTGCGCACCTTCGACGGGGCCAAGCTCTTTTGGCGCGGAAACAAGTGGAACATCGACGGCTTTTGGCTCCGCCCGGTCGCCTTCGGCACGTTGCCGACAAACCAAGTCGCTTCCGGCCGGATCGACCTCACCGAAGACTTCTACGGCGTGTGGAGCACCTACAATCCGTCCCCCGAACCCGAAGAGGTTGCGGAGGAGGCGGAGACTCCCCGACGCGGCACGCGCATCAAGCAGACCTTTGACTTTTATTACCTGGGCCTGAACGTCTACGACGCGCCGATCTCCGCGGCGTTGCCGGTCAACGCGGACTTTCAAACCATCGGCTCGCGCTGGCAGGGCCGCCGCGACAATCTGCTCTGGGAATTCCAGGGCGCCTATCAATTCGGCCGTTACGGCACCCAACTGCAATCGGCCGGCATGACGGTTTCGGGCGTCGGTTATGAATATGCCCAAGCGCGAACGAAGCCGCGGCTGTGGCTCTATTACGACTGGGCCTCGGGCGACGCCAACCCCGGCAACAGTCGCCATGGCACGTTCAACCAGTTGTTCCCTTGGGGGCACCGCTATTTCGGATTTATGGATCTCGTCGGGCGTCAGAACATTCGCGACCTGAACCTGCAGGCGGCGCTCTCGCCGTCCGAAAAAACGAACTTCCTACTTTGGTATCACATCTTTCACCTGGCCCAGGCACGCGACGCCCTATACAACGCCACGGGCACGCCCATTCGCATTTCGCCGAACGGCACCGCCGGCACCTACGTCGGGCAGGAATTGGACTTACTGTTTCAAATCGTCGTCAATCCGCGGGCCGATGTGCTCTTCGGTTACTCGCATTTCTTCGCCGGCAGCTTCGTCAAAAACACGGACCCCGCCGGCGTCAGCGGCAACGCCGACTTTTACTACTCGCAATGGACGTGGCGGTTTTGA
- a CDS encoding DUF3102 domain-containing protein: MADERRNTLALLAKSANRSHRWAVAAAGAAMAHLVAAGHALAQARDLCEQGGWLRWLRTNFEGSVRTAQRYMRVARHLPASAIDATRVSHRSQTALLRALRGVVFTGPSAAAGAPAVAGTNAGSADEPAARRRLSFVAARRLRKLAGAVAAMAAAPTRRGWPSGSTPWRPTCCSTPAMPLRGWRG, encoded by the coding sequence ATGGCCGACGAACGGCGAAACACGCTGGCGCTGCTGGCGAAATCCGCCAACCGCAGCCACCGCTGGGCGGTGGCGGCGGCCGGCGCCGCGATGGCGCACCTCGTGGCGGCCGGGCACGCGCTCGCCCAGGCGCGCGATCTGTGCGAACAAGGGGGCTGGCTCCGCTGGTTGCGGACCAATTTCGAGGGCTCGGTCCGCACGGCGCAGCGCTATATGCGCGTCGCGCGGCACTTGCCGGCCAGCGCCATCGATGCGACGCGCGTGTCGCATCGGTCGCAGACGGCGCTCTTGCGCGCCCTCCGCGGCGTGGTGTTTACGGGGCCGTCCGCCGCGGCGGGCGCGCCCGCCGTCGCCGGTACGAACGCCGGGTCGGCGGACGAGCCGGCGGCGCGTCGCCGGTTGTCGTTCGTCGCCGCGCGCCGCTTGCGCAAGCTCGCCGGCGCAGTGGCCGCGATGGCCGCCGCGCCCACGCGGCGGGGTTGGCCGAGCGGATCAACGCCCTGGCGACCGACCTGCTGCTCGACGCCGGCCATGCCGCTACGCGGCTGGCGCGGCTGA